In Campylobacter sp. VBCF_01 NA2, one DNA window encodes the following:
- a CDS encoding DUF3108 domain-containing protein, with protein sequence MRVLAFLFFFFGAVFGETIEAHYDISYGVFGVVGHADAKLVKTAKTYEITLNARAYGIAGSLSGDRREKFYSKGSVVGEILKPKIYRHEVERKKGKKTINTRQIFTFDYNNKRIREQKFKGENGDLRPSSDKILPYFATNDLLSVFFNFGKIPHKGDMFFLTAAGAKNETGRIDVQIPRGKHAKAIQNALQTSSNPFIVFINQKIFSSKKGELYLSLNRQEIAENVILKDVLFFGDIHAKLTEAKF encoded by the coding sequence ATGAGAGTTTTAGCATTTCTTTTTTTCTTTTTCGGCGCAGTATTTGGCGAGACTATCGAGGCGCACTACGATATTTCTTACGGCGTTTTTGGCGTCGTGGGGCATGCTGATGCTAAATTAGTCAAAACCGCCAAAACCTACGAAATCACGCTAAATGCGAGGGCTTATGGGATCGCTGGCTCGCTAAGCGGGGATAGAAGGGAGAAATTTTACTCCAAAGGAAGCGTTGTGGGCGAGATTTTAAAACCCAAAATTTACCGCCACGAAGTCGAGCGCAAAAAAGGCAAAAAAACCATAAACACGCGCCAAATTTTCACATTTGATTACAACAACAAACGCATTAGAGAGCAGAAATTTAAGGGCGAAAACGGCGATTTGCGCCCTAGTAGCGACAAAATTTTGCCATATTTTGCGACAAACGACCTGCTAAGCGTGTTTTTTAATTTCGGCAAAATTCCGCACAAAGGCGATATGTTTTTCCTAACCGCAGCCGGAGCCAAAAATGAAACCGGGCGCATAGATGTGCAAATCCCGCGTGGCAAACACGCCAAAGCTATCCAAAACGCCTTGCAGACGAGCTCGAACCCATTTATCGTTTTTATAAATCAAAAGATTTTTTCTAGCAAAAAGGGCGAACTCTACCTCTCGCTAAATCGCCAAGAAATCGCAGAAAATGTGATTTTAAAAGATGTTTTGTTTTTCGGCGATATCCATGCTAAGCTAACTGAGGCCAAATTTTAG
- a CDS encoding phosphoribosylanthranilate isomerase, translating into MGVARTKIKICGIKNLAEAKSVLECEYSGVRVDFLGLIFAQSPRKVTPEIAKEISNLVHKFGRKSVGVFTDTSDDEILQICKFANLNVAQIYKEISLNLKQNLANLGVEAWQVVRVKDEIGDLKNLNYDKILFDYKGEKMGGNGESFEWKMLKNLQIPFILAGGIGAQNLANALKIKPFCLDINSKAENENGIKNPAKIMEILKICAQ; encoded by the coding sequence ATGGGCGTTGCAAGAACAAAAATCAAAATTTGCGGGATTAAAAATTTAGCCGAAGCAAAAAGCGTTTTAGAGTGCGAATACAGCGGCGTTAGAGTGGATTTTTTAGGTTTAATTTTTGCCCAAAGTCCGCGAAAAGTAACGCCCGAAATAGCAAAAGAAATTTCAAATTTAGTGCATAAATTTGGGCGAAAAAGTGTCGGCGTTTTTACCGATACGAGCGATGATGAGATTTTGCAAATTTGCAAATTTGCAAATTTAAATGTGGCTCAAATTTATAAAGAAATTTCGCTAAATTTAAAGCAAAATCTTGCAAATTTGGGTGTCGAAGCGTGGCAGGTCGTGCGTGTGAAAGATGAAATTGGGGATTTAAAAAATTTAAACTATGATAAAATTTTGTTTGATTACAAAGGCGAAAAAATGGGCGGAAACGGCGAAAGCTTCGAGTGGAAAATGCTAAAAAATCTGCAAATTCCATTTATCCTAGCTGGCGGTATCGGCGCGCAAAACCTCGCAAACGCCCTAAAAATAAAGCCATTTTGCCTCGATATCAATAGCAAAGCAGAAAACGAAAATGGCATAAAAAACCCAGCAAAAATAATGGAAATTTTAAAGATTTGCGCGCAGTAA
- the nusB gene encoding transcription antitermination factor NusB codes for MATRHQARLAVISLLYAKDMNEEKPEFENEYLEEKKIRNEQRNWTLGLLHSVRDNTETIDALLNEYLKEFKLHEISAVERAILRLGAYELRFSDTDAGIIINEAVTAAKELGASSKLINGVLDAIKVVK; via the coding sequence ATGGCAACAAGACACCAAGCGCGATTGGCGGTGATTTCGCTACTTTACGCAAAAGATATGAACGAAGAAAAGCCTGAGTTTGAAAACGAGTATTTAGAAGAAAAAAAGATTAGAAACGAGCAGAGAAACTGGACGCTAGGCCTGCTTCACAGCGTGCGCGATAATACAGAGACAATTGACGCGCTTTTAAACGAGTATTTGAAGGAATTTAAACTACACGAAATTTCGGCGGTTGAGCGCGCTATTTTGCGACTTGGCGCGTATGAGTTGCGTTTCAGTGATACAGACGCTGGTATCATCATAAACGAAGCCGTAACCGCAGCCAAGGAGCTTGGCGCGTCCTCAAAGCTAATAAACGGCGTTTTAGACGCTATTAAGGTCGTAAAATGA
- a CDS encoding DNA-methyltransferase: MQTNKIYICDVFKFLDKLPNEFADLAIIDPPYNLKVADWDKFKSEKEFLDFSFEWIDKMLLKLKPNASFYIFNTPYNCALFLNHLRDKKVFFQNFITWYKKDGMSACKRKFNNNQESILFYTMSQKDYYFNHNSIRIPYSSTNRIAAATKTGIVKNGKRWYPNPNGKLCPDVWEIVSTRHKNKINGKVTKQNHATPKPREMIERMIKASSKENDLVLDLFSGTGITSVVARDLGRNYIGCEQNIEFVDKSLNLEMEKENERDFRNKIIEDTKRVQRKTIGHTTSLEMPSISL; the protein is encoded by the coding sequence ATGCAAACAAATAAAATTTATATATGCGATGTTTTTAAATTTTTAGATAAATTGCCAAATGAATTTGCAGATTTAGCCATAATCGACCCGCCGTATAATCTAAAAGTAGCAGATTGGGATAAATTTAAAAGCGAAAAAGAATTTTTAGATTTTAGCTTTGAGTGGATTGATAAAATGCTTTTAAAATTAAAACCAAATGCAAGTTTTTATATATTTAACACGCCTTATAATTGTGCTTTATTTTTAAATCATCTTAGAGACAAAAAGGTGTTTTTTCAAAATTTTATAACTTGGTATAAAAAAGATGGTATGAGTGCATGTAAAAGAAAATTTAACAATAACCAAGAAAGCATTTTATTTTATACAATGAGCCAAAAGGATTATTATTTTAACCATAATAGCATTAGAATTCCGTATTCATCGACAAATAGAATTGCGGCGGCTACAAAAACGGGAATTGTAAAAAATGGCAAACGCTGGTATCCTAATCCAAATGGCAAACTCTGTCCTGATGTTTGGGAGATAGTTTCAACACGCCATAAAAATAAAATAAACGGAAAAGTTACTAAACAAAATCACGCCACGCCAAAGCCAAGAGAGATGATAGAACGGATGATAAAAGCAAGTAGCAAAGAAAATGATTTAGTTTTAGATTTATTCAGCGGAACGGGCATTACGAGCGTAGTCGCGAGAGATTTGGGACGAAATTATATTGGTTGCGAACAAAATATTGAATTTGTGGATAAAAGTTTAAATTTAGAAATGGAGAAAGAAAATGAAAGAGACTTTCGAAACAAAATTATCGAAGATACAAAAAGAGTTCAAAGAAAAACTATTGGGCATACAACCAGCCTTGAAATGCCTTCAATTTCTTTATGA
- the trpD gene encoding anthranilate phosphoribosyltransferase, with product MILMIDNYDSFVFNIYQYVLETTDEEIVCKRNDEITLEAVKFLNPSKIILSPGPKHPKDSGICLEILKANLGIPILGVCLGHQAIGLSFGAKIKTLEVPKHGKTSEISVVGENAVLAGLPSKFEVMRYHSLYVDELPPCLEISAVSEDGVIMAMKHKEREIYGIQFHPESYFTQYGKKIIENFVNLNKPKTQEKKMSNFAPFMIKLQKGFPLEGGDYEEIFSAVMAKDYDIVQLAGLLVLISEKSLYPDSLSALVRSVLKYSKTYSDERAMLDIVGTGGDALKTINISTTCAFILASLGVRVGKHGNSAVSSKSGSSNIFEALGVPLNSDLGELRALMDKTNLAFFHAPFFHKVTAEVKEARTRLKIGTFFNILGPLLNPNLTLSNQVVGNYHEEVNELIAQTLQKLGRKHALVVHGMDGMDEITLCDETLVHEVRGEKIIEYKITPEQFGFNRAFHTDIEGGDSKFNAEIFKSTIKGELKGPKRDIVVLNAMFALYAADFAKSPTEAKEIIENALDSGKVWGFYQNYIKNFE from the coding sequence ATGATTTTAATGATTGATAACTACGATAGTTTCGTATTTAACATATATCAATATGTGCTTGAAACTACTGACGAAGAGATAGTTTGCAAACGAAATGACGAAATAACGCTTGAAGCGGTGAAATTTTTAAACCCTAGCAAAATCATACTAAGCCCGGGTCCAAAGCACCCAAAAGACAGCGGAATTTGCCTAGAAATTTTAAAGGCAAATTTGGGAATTCCCATTTTAGGCGTGTGTTTGGGACACCAAGCCATAGGATTAAGCTTTGGCGCGAAAATCAAAACGCTAGAAGTGCCAAAACACGGCAAAACTAGCGAAATTAGCGTAGTGGGCGAAAATGCAGTTTTGGCAGGCTTGCCTAGCAAATTTGAAGTTATGCGCTATCACTCGCTTTATGTAGATGAGTTGCCCCCGTGCTTGGAGATTTCAGCCGTGAGCGAAGACGGCGTCATAATGGCGATGAAGCACAAAGAACGCGAAATTTACGGCATTCAGTTTCACCCTGAGAGCTATTTCACGCAGTATGGCAAAAAAATCATTGAAAATTTTGTAAATTTAAACAAACCAAAAACACAGGAGAAAAAAATGAGCAATTTCGCCCCGTTTATGATAAAGCTACAAAAGGGCTTCCCGCTCGAAGGCGGCGATTATGAAGAGATTTTTAGTGCCGTTATGGCAAAGGATTATGACATAGTGCAACTGGCTGGTTTGCTCGTGCTAATTAGCGAAAAATCGCTCTACCCAGATAGCCTAAGTGCGCTTGTGCGAAGCGTTTTGAAATACTCCAAAACTTACAGCGACGAAAGAGCTATGCTTGACATCGTCGGCACCGGCGGAGACGCGCTAAAAACGATAAATATCTCCACAACCTGCGCGTTTATACTCGCTTCTCTTGGCGTCAGGGTCGGCAAACACGGTAACAGCGCAGTATCAAGCAAGAGCGGATCGAGCAATATCTTTGAAGCTTTGGGAGTGCCGTTAAATAGCGATCTTGGCGAACTTAGAGCGCTTATGGATAAGACAAATTTGGCGTTTTTCCACGCGCCGTTTTTTCACAAGGTTACAGCCGAAGTCAAAGAAGCGCGAACTCGCCTTAAAATCGGCACTTTCTTTAATATTTTAGGACCTTTGCTAAATCCAAATTTGACCCTTTCAAATCAAGTCGTAGGCAACTACCACGAAGAAGTAAATGAGCTAATAGCGCAAACCTTGCAAAAACTAGGTCGAAAGCACGCCCTAGTCGTGCATGGCATGGACGGCATGGACGAGATCACGCTATGCGACGAGACGCTCGTGCATGAAGTGCGGGGCGAGAAAATCATCGAGTATAAAATCACGCCTGAGCAATTTGGCTTTAACCGCGCCTTTCACACCGACATCGAAGGCGGAGATAGCAAATTTAATGCTGAAATTTTTAAAAGCACGATTAAAGGCGAGTTAAAAGGACCTAAACGCGACATTGTCGTGCTAAATGCGATGTTTGCTTTGTATGCGGCTGACTTTGCCAAAAGCCCAACCGAGGCCAAAGAGATAATCGAAAATGCCCTTGATAGCGGCAAAGTGTGGGGATTTTATCAAAATTATATTAAGAATTTTGAGTAG
- the pyrF gene encoding orotidine-5'-phosphate decarboxylase — MKLCVALDMASKEQNLALSANLAQFGNQIWLKVGLRSYLRDGAKFIEELKKIANFKIFLDLKFYDIPNTMADAAQVVAGLGVDMINLHASAGKRAMSEVMNRLGALNTRPLVLGVSALTSFNESEFGEIYNDEIAPSVVKFSRFAHECGLDGMVCSVFESNAIKNATNDEFITLCPGVRPFGESANDQARVANLNDAKSANADFIVVGRPIYQAHNPEQIVNQILASL; from the coding sequence ATGAAGCTTTGCGTAGCCTTAGATATGGCTAGCAAAGAGCAAAATTTAGCTTTGAGTGCGAATTTAGCGCAATTTGGGAATCAAATTTGGCTCAAAGTCGGCCTGCGCTCGTATCTGCGAGACGGAGCGAAATTTATCGAAGAACTCAAAAAAATTGCAAATTTTAAAATTTTCTTAGATCTTAAATTTTACGATATCCCAAACACCATGGCTGACGCCGCGCAGGTCGTAGCAGGTCTTGGCGTAGATATGATAAACTTGCACGCAAGCGCTGGAAAGCGCGCTATGAGCGAGGTTATGAACCGCTTAGGCGCACTAAATACCCGCCCGCTCGTGCTTGGCGTATCGGCTCTGACAAGCTTTAACGAGAGCGAATTTGGCGAAATTTACAATGATGAAATTGCGCCAAGCGTGGTGAAATTTTCGCGTTTTGCGCATGAGTGCGGGCTAGATGGCATGGTCTGCTCGGTTTTTGAATCAAACGCGATTAAAAATGCCACAAACGACGAATTTATCACACTTTGCCCTGGCGTGCGACCTTTTGGCGAGAGTGCAAACGATCAAGCGCGCGTGGCAAATTTAAACGACGCTAAAAGCGCAAACGCCGATTTTATCGTGGTCGGTCGCCCGATTTATCAAGCGCATAATCCAGAGCAAATCGTAAATCAAATTTTGGCTAGCTTATGA
- the ribH gene encoding 6,7-dimethyl-8-ribityllumazine synthase, with the protein MNIIEGNLTLNGDEKILIINARFNHIITDRLVEGAHDAFLRHGGKEENLSLMLVPGAFEIPLALEKALLSKKYDAVVCVGAVIRGSTPHFDYVSAEVSKGIANTMLRHGAPVTFGVLTTDTIEQAIERAGSKAGNKGFEAMTGVIEMLSLFREIKA; encoded by the coding sequence ATGAACATTATTGAAGGAAATTTGACCCTAAACGGCGATGAAAAAATCCTAATCATCAACGCCAGATTTAACCACATCATCACAGATCGCCTAGTCGAAGGCGCTCACGACGCATTTTTGCGACATGGCGGCAAAGAGGAAAATTTAAGCCTAATGCTAGTCCCTGGCGCATTTGAAATCCCGCTCGCCCTAGAAAAGGCACTTTTATCGAAAAAATACGACGCCGTCGTCTGCGTAGGCGCAGTCATCAGAGGCAGCACACCGCATTTTGACTATGTCAGCGCAGAGGTCAGCAAGGGTATCGCAAACACCATGCTTCGCCACGGCGCGCCAGTTACCTTTGGCGTGCTTACCACAGATACTATCGAGCAAGCGATTGAGCGCGCAGGCTCAAAAGCCGGCAACAAGGGCTTTGAAGCGATGACAGGCGTAATCGAAATGCTAAGCTTATTTCGCGAAATAAAGGCGTAA
- a CDS encoding superoxide dismutase has protein sequence MFKLRNLPFEAEKNAVVSAKTCEYHHGKHHATYVANLNKMTESGEFAGKGLYDIVMNATGGVFNNAAQVYNHDFYWDCIAKVSKPSEALKSALAENFADFKAEFIAAATAHFGSGWVWLVCDPATKKLSIVATKNADTPARDGLVPLLVVDVWEHAYYIDVCNARPAYLEKFYAGINWEFVSSAYEWALKEGMGSVKFYIDELHGND, from the coding sequence ATGTTTAAACTTAGAAATTTACCTTTCGAGGCAGAGAAAAACGCCGTAGTAAGCGCAAAAACCTGTGAGTATCACCACGGCAAACACCACGCAACTTATGTGGCAAATTTAAATAAAATGACCGAAAGTGGCGAGTTTGCGGGCAAGGGGCTTTATGATATCGTAATGAACGCTACTGGCGGGGTTTTTAACAACGCGGCGCAGGTGTATAACCACGACTTTTATTGGGATTGTATCGCAAAAGTTAGCAAGCCAAGCGAGGCGCTAAAATCGGCATTGGCTGAAAATTTCGCTGATTTTAAAGCTGAGTTTATCGCGGCAGCGACGGCTCACTTTGGCTCTGGCTGGGTGTGGCTAGTGTGCGATCCAGCTACTAAAAAGCTTTCGATTGTCGCTACGAAAAACGCCGATACACCTGCGCGCGACGGGCTTGTGCCGCTTCTAGTAGTCGATGTGTGGGAGCACGCATACTATATCGATGTTTGCAACGCGCGCCCAGCGTATTTGGAGAAATTTTATGCTGGAATCAATTGGGAGTTCGTATCAAGTGCCTACGAGTGGGCTCTGAAAGAGGGTATGGGCTCGGTGAAATTCTACATAGATGAGCTTCACGGCAACGACTGA
- a CDS encoding DUF4230 domain-containing protein, producing the protein MENLAFILNFLIFVILVYMFLRMKKSGANAPKTEISTDITRLKSIGELSVFKIYSKEIVTRKENVADGFLGSLVSPLMTKKQIAIIFEFEIDFVYDLLSPEFSIIPRGEDKYEIKMPPCKYKYSIKDMKIYDEQNSKLLPFLLPDSLNGIFGSSFDESDKNRLIDDAKNEVKALSLKIINDLGGKIHKSATDTLETIAKSFGAKEIGFVFQDKALETIDINPSDISIASSLKSQIEEK; encoded by the coding sequence TTGGAAAATTTGGCTTTTATCTTAAATTTTTTAATTTTTGTGATTTTGGTTTATATGTTTTTGCGTATGAAAAAATCTGGCGCAAATGCCCCTAAAACGGAGATTAGCACGGATATTACGCGCCTAAAAAGCATAGGCGAGCTAAGCGTGTTTAAAATTTATTCCAAAGAGATTGTTACGCGCAAAGAAAATGTCGCTGACGGCTTCCTTGGCTCACTAGTTTCGCCACTGATGACGAAAAAACAGATTGCGATTATTTTTGAGTTTGAGATAGATTTCGTCTATGACCTGCTAAGTCCTGAATTTAGCATAATTCCGCGTGGCGAGGACAAATACGAGATCAAAATGCCACCTTGCAAATACAAATATTCGATTAAGGATATGAAAATTTACGACGAGCAAAATTCCAAACTTTTGCCGTTTTTGCTGCCTGATTCGCTAAATGGTATTTTTGGGTCAAGCTTTGATGAGAGCGATAAAAACCGCCTAATCGACGACGCGAAAAACGAGGTTAAGGCACTCTCGCTTAAAATCATAAACGATTTAGGGGGCAAAATCCACAAATCCGCAACCGACACACTTGAAACCATAGCAAAAAGTTTTGGCGCCAAAGAAATCGGCTTTGTCTTCCAAGACAAGGCATTAGAGACAATCGATATCAATCCAAGCGATATTTCTATCGCAAGCTCGCTAAAATCGCAAATCGAAGAGAAATAA
- a CDS encoding DNA-methyltransferase produces MSEIPDCCVDLIITSPPYFNIKDYSKNGYQNEIHSKSNIADLGNLKSYDDYIKGLLKVWKECFRVLKPNGKLCINVPLMPMLKKDLTTHYNRHIFDLQSDIQHSILHNTKFFLLDLYIWNRTNTSKNLMFGSYPYPRNFYAQNTSEFITIFVKDGKSTFVRPEIKEQSKLAQQEWVEFTKQIWNIPIPNKNDIAFGKHPAIMPEQIPYRLIKLYSCVEDIILDPFTGSGTTLKVAKELNRNFVGYELYEYYKDIISEKLNYANK; encoded by the coding sequence ATGTCTGAAATTCCAGATTGTTGCGTGGATTTGATTATTACAAGTCCGCCGTATTTTAATATAAAAGATTATTCAAAAAACGGCTACCAAAACGAAATTCACTCTAAAAGCAACATTGCTGATTTGGGAAATTTAAAAAGCTATGATGATTATATAAAAGGGCTTTTAAAGGTTTGGAAAGAGTGTTTTAGGGTGCTTAAACCAAACGGAAAACTTTGCATAAATGTCCCTTTAATGCCTATGCTTAAAAAAGATTTAACTACACATTATAATCGCCATATTTTCGATTTACAAAGCGATATTCAGCACAGCATTTTACACAATACTAAATTCTTTCTTTTAGATTTATACATTTGGAATAGAACAAATACAAGTAAGAATTTAATGTTTGGAAGCTATCCGTATCCTAGAAATTTTTACGCTCAAAATACAAGCGAATTTATTACTATTTTTGTAAAAGACGGAAAATCTACTTTTGTAAGACCTGAAATTAAAGAACAAAGCAAACTAGCACAACAAGAGTGGGTTGAATTTACAAAGCAAATTTGGAATATTCCTATTCCAAATAAAAACGATATTGCTTTCGGCAAACACCCAGCGATTATGCCAGAACAAATTCCTTATCGCCTAATTAAGCTTTATTCTTGCGTTGAAGATATAATTTTAGACCCATTTACTGGGAGCGGAACTACTCTAAAAGTCGCAAAAGAGCTGAATAGAAATTTTGTCGGTTACGAACTTTATGAATATTACAAAGATATAATAAGCGAGAAATTAAACTATGCAAACAAATAA
- a CDS encoding DNA adenine methylase has product MANLKENESYLGEQLISYLGNKRSLLGAINGVITDIKANLGAEKIAFADVFSGSGVVARFAKAHSNLVLANDLEKYSFIINSCYLENLTPQLRANLAKFHAEILANFKPCESFISELYAPKDDEKIKKGERVFYSRQNALILGGLRKAISKIPEQFQKYFIAPLLSEASIHSNTGGVFKGFYKDKNGVGKFGGSGENALSRILGEISLPMPVFSNFTSDFQVFQSDAYEFSKLAPSVDIAYFDPPYNQHPYGSNYFMLNLIADFKAPNLGDLSEVSGIPNGWNRSNYNKKSRAADEFFTLLAEFRAKYLIISFNSEGFISEDEFLKNLALIGKVGKIEIKYPAYRASRNLRNRNLHVTEYLYIVKKA; this is encoded by the coding sequence ATGGCAAATTTAAAAGAAAACGAAAGCTATCTGGGCGAACAGCTTATTAGCTATTTGGGAAACAAACGCTCGCTTTTGGGGGCGATAAATGGCGTTATAACGGACATTAAGGCAAATTTGGGAGCTGAAAAAATCGCTTTTGCCGATGTTTTTAGCGGCAGTGGCGTGGTGGCGAGATTTGCCAAAGCGCACTCAAATTTGGTTTTGGCAAATGATTTGGAAAAATACTCTTTCATCATAAATTCGTGCTATTTGGAGAATTTAACGCCCCAGTTAAGAGCAAATTTAGCTAAATTTCATGCCGAAATTTTAGCGAATTTTAAGCCGTGCGAGAGCTTTATCAGCGAACTTTACGCCCCAAAAGACGATGAAAAAATCAAAAAAGGCGAAAGGGTTTTTTACTCACGCCAAAACGCCCTTATTTTGGGTGGTTTGCGTAAAGCCATATCGAAAATTCCTGAGCAATTTCAAAAATACTTCATCGCTCCGCTTCTAAGCGAAGCTAGTATCCACTCAAACACAGGCGGCGTTTTTAAGGGCTTTTACAAGGACAAAAACGGCGTGGGGAAGTTCGGCGGAAGTGGCGAAAATGCGCTATCTCGCATTTTGGGCGAGATTTCACTTCCAATGCCGGTTTTTTCAAATTTCACAAGCGATTTTCAGGTTTTTCAGAGTGATGCTTACGAGTTTAGCAAACTAGCTCCAAGCGTGGATATAGCGTATTTTGACCCGCCGTATAACCAGCACCCTTATGGTTCGAATTATTTTATGCTAAATTTAATCGCTGATTTTAAAGCACCAAATTTAGGGGATTTAAGCGAAGTTAGCGGTATCCCAAACGGCTGGAACCGCTCGAATTACAACAAAAAATCTCGTGCCGCAGATGAATTTTTCACGCTTTTGGCTGAATTTAGGGCAAAATATTTGATAATCTCGTTTAATTCAGAAGGCTTCATCAGCGAAGATGAGTTTTTAAAAAATCTTGCTCTCATCGGTAAAGTGGGAAAAATCGAGATAAAATACCCTGCGTATCGTGCTTCAAGGAACTTGCGAAACCGAAATTTGCATGTAACCGAGTATCTGTATATCGTCAAAAAGGCGTGA